CTCAATAACTTCTTCAAGGTTCATTCCAATACCGTTATCAGAAATCGTTACCGTGTTATTTTCTTTATCACAACTTACTCGAACCCTTAACTCACCGTCACTTTCATATAGATCTGCATTTGATAATGCTTTGAAACGTAGTTTATCTGAGGCATCTGCAGCATTAGATACTAATTCACGTAAGAAAATTTCTTTATTAGAATATAGGCTGTGGATCATCAGTTGAAGAATTTTTGCATTGTCTGATGCAAACTCATGCTTTTGTGTTGTGTTTTCTGTTGTCATTATTTTTACTCTGCTTATATTTCAATTAGGTAAATAATTAAGTGACTTAAAACGAGCTGAATTAACAGCAACGTCTCCTATCTAAATTATCAAAAATCGTTAAAATTAACGTTAGAAAAGATGTGGGGGTTGAGGAAAATAATTCAAGGGATAAAAGTATAAAATTGAGAGTTAATTATTATAAACAATTTAAAAACAATAATTTAAATTAGCAATTAACCTTCCAATAAAACACTAAGTAAGCTAGATATTCGTTGTGTTATTTACTTTATTTCAATGATTTTCTTCATAGTGATGCATTGAAAAATAAAGAGTTTAGGTTGAGAATAACAGCGTTAATGGTCACTCTGTATTTAGTAGTTATATGGAAATTGATATAAGTGCTTTTTTTATATCTCAGTTTCAATTAACTGAATCCATTATTAACAGTTAGCTGCTAACTGTTAGCTGATAACTGATAACAATGGGGGGAGGAAGGCTACTTTAATCCTTGGTATTATAAATTCTGACATTGAAAATTTTGATATTAAAAAGAATAAAATTAAATAAATCAGCTGCAATCTTATTTAAAAGCTATAGCTTTTTCGCCCTGACAGTGCGTGAGATAGTGTATTACCATCAACATATTCAAGTTCACCACCAACAGGAACACCATGAGCAATACGAGAAATATTTACTTGATATTTCTGCGCTAACTCCGCAATAAAGTGCGCAGTTGCTTCCCCTTCAACAGTAGGATTAGTGGCTAGAATTACTTCTTCGAACTGCCCCGAAGCAAATTGATTTTCTAAAATATCTAAGCCTAAATCATCAGGTCCTATGCCATCAATTGGAGATAAATGTCCCATTAGCACAAAGTATTTCCCCGTGAACTCACCTGTTTGTTCTATCGCAATAACATCACCAGGGCTTTCAACAACACATAAACTAGTGGCTATTTTTCGTTTCGGGCTTTGGCAAATCTCACATAAATCTTGCTCCGTAAAATTCCGGCAGGATTGACAATGACCAATATCTGTCATCGCTTTCGCTAACGTTGTCGCAAGCTTACTGCCCCCATGACGATTTCGTTCTAATAATTGAAAAGCCATGCGCTGAGCTGACTTAGCCCCAACACCAGGTAAACATTTTAAGGCATCAATAAGTTCTTGTACTAATGGACTAAATTTCATAAAACATTCTTAAGGTTGTCAATAATAGTAAATTGAAAATAATTATACCGGACTTGATACAAGGTAAAGTACCTGATCTTTATATCCAGTAGTTATTGGCATAAAGCCAGACAATAACTGATCT
The sequence above is a segment of the Colwellia sp. 20A7 genome. Coding sequences within it:
- the recR gene encoding recombination mediator RecR; amino-acid sequence: MKFSPLVQELIDALKCLPGVGAKSAQRMAFQLLERNRHGGSKLATTLAKAMTDIGHCQSCRNFTEQDLCEICQSPKRKIATSLCVVESPGDVIAIEQTGEFTGKYFVLMGHLSPIDGIGPDDLGLDILENQFASGQFEEVILATNPTVEGEATAHFIAELAQKYQVNISRIAHGVPVGGELEYVDGNTLSHALSGRKSYSF